Proteins from a single region of Desulfurobacteriaceae bacterium:
- a CDS encoding phospholipase D-like domain-containing protein — translation ERGVKVRVVMDESGAKNRSSAYPYLVKYGIPVRVKRGTGGGLMHHKYAIIDGKVLITGSFNWTKSAEKRNDENLIILENVPSIVKLYQENFEKLWELARLTN, via the coding sequence ATGAAAGGGGGGTAAAAGTAAGAGTAGTTATGGATGAAAGCGGTGCAAAGAATAGAAGTTCTGCTTACCCCTATCTTGTTAAGTATGGGATCCCAGTAAGGGTAAAGAGAGGAACAGGTGGTGGTTTAATGCACCACAAGTACGCAATTATTGACGGCAAAGTTCTAATTACTGGAAGTTTTAACTGGACAAAGAGTGCCGAGAAGAGAAATGATGAAAATCTAATTATTTTAGAAAATGTTCCATCTATCGTGAAACTTTATCAAGAGAACTTTGAAAAACTTTGGGAGTTGGCAAGGTTAACTAACTGA